A part of Thiomicrorhabdus sediminis genomic DNA contains:
- a CDS encoding SHOCT domain-containing protein, which yields MNWNYWNMHGYDGMGFMWFWLLLIVIVVVLLAWFVKPGGSSVPHHETALDILQKRLARGEIDEQEYRRIKDTLDTE from the coding sequence ATGAACTGGAATTACTGGAATATGCATGGCTATGATGGAATGGGTTTTATGTGGTTTTGGTTGCTCTTGATCGTGATCGTGGTGGTGTTGCTGGCTTGGTTTGTTAAACCTGGCGGAAGCTCTGTGCCTCATCATGAAACGGCGCTGGATATCTTGCAAAAAAGGCTGGCTCGTGGCGAGATTGATGAGCAGGAGTATCGCCGTATTAAAGACACCTTGGATACCGAATAG
- a CDS encoding HAD-IC family P-type ATPase, whose protein sequence is MMVANHSLHHHGQDAGCQHSHHHGQHNHQHMIADFRKRFWFSLLITIPILLLSPFLQQIFGWQQALGFEHDDYVLLALATLIYIYGGAPFLTGLWYELSSRQPGMMTLIAIAISTAYLYSGMVVLGLSGKTFFWELATLIDLMLLGHWIEMKSVMGASQALQKLAELMPTSAHKVTDEGLLDVEIASLLPNDLVIVKPGEKVPTDGLVVEGKSSVNQALLTGESMPVSKAKDDRVIAGSLNGEGALTVKVEKTGKDSFLAKVIDLVEQAQQSKSRTQNLANRAAVWLTLIALSGGP, encoded by the coding sequence ATGATGGTCGCCAATCACTCTTTGCATCATCATGGCCAAGATGCGGGTTGTCAGCATTCACATCATCACGGTCAGCATAATCATCAGCATATGATTGCCGATTTCAGGAAACGTTTCTGGTTTTCATTGCTGATCACCATTCCGATTTTATTATTGTCACCTTTTCTGCAACAAATTTTTGGTTGGCAGCAAGCGCTCGGCTTCGAGCATGATGATTACGTGCTGCTGGCATTAGCGACGCTGATCTACATTTACGGCGGAGCCCCTTTCTTAACTGGCCTATGGTACGAATTAAGCAGCCGTCAACCGGGAATGATGACACTGATTGCGATTGCCATCAGTACCGCTTATCTATACAGCGGTATGGTCGTTTTGGGATTGTCAGGCAAGACGTTTTTTTGGGAGCTGGCCACTTTAATTGATTTGATGCTGCTGGGTCACTGGATTGAAATGAAATCGGTGATGGGCGCCTCTCAAGCGCTCCAAAAGCTGGCTGAATTGATGCCCACCAGCGCCCATAAAGTGACTGATGAGGGTTTGCTTGATGTCGAAATAGCGTCACTGTTGCCAAATGATCTGGTAATCGTCAAACCGGGTGAAAAAGTCCCCACGGACGGCTTGGTTGTCGAAGGTAAAAGCTCTGTTAACCAAGCATTGCTGACCGGTGAAAGCATGCCTGTCAGTAAGGCAAAGGATGATCGGGTTATTGCCGGTAGTCTGAATGGCGAAGGCGCCTTGACAGTCAAGGTCGAGAAAACCGGTAAGGATTCCTTTTTGGCCAAAGTGATTGATTTGGTCGAGCAGGCTCAGCAGAGTAAATCGCGCACCCAGAACCTCGCCAATCGGGCAGCGGTCTGGTTAACCCTTATTGCCTTGTCGGGGGGGCCTTAA
- a CDS encoding heavy metal translocating P-type ATPase, producing the protein MLLSEDIAFALERTVTVMVITCPHALGLAIPLVVAVSTSIGARQGLMVRNRAAFELARKLEVVVFDKTGTLTKGEFGITAIINLAQDVSEAELLNLAASVEQDSEHPIAKALSQTVSKQAKLSHFKVSEFKAIPGKGAQALVDGRLVQVVSPGYLSEQSIDYDCQAVDQAFASGKTVVFVLVENVLKGAIVLSDLIKEEASASIQALQQKGIKCMMLTGDNRQVAAAVAEQIGLDDYFAEVLPEQKAQTIQQLQQKGYVVAMVGDGVNDAPALAQADVGIAIGAGTEVAIESADIVLVNNTPRDVVAVINLARATYEKMLQNLWWAAGYNILAMPLAAGVLIGVGIVLSPAVGAVMMSLSTIVVAINAQLLKYQKVS; encoded by the coding sequence TTGCTTTTATCGGAGGATATCGCATTTGCTCTGGAACGAACGGTCACCGTGATGGTCATTACTTGCCCGCATGCATTGGGTTTGGCCATTCCGTTGGTGGTTGCGGTCTCCACCTCTATCGGGGCGCGACAGGGTTTGATGGTGCGAAATCGTGCCGCTTTCGAATTGGCGAGAAAACTAGAGGTGGTGGTGTTCGATAAAACCGGGACCCTGACGAAGGGGGAGTTTGGTATTACTGCAATCATTAATTTGGCCCAAGATGTCTCTGAAGCGGAGTTGCTGAATTTGGCGGCATCGGTGGAACAGGATTCGGAACACCCGATTGCCAAGGCCTTGAGCCAAACCGTATCAAAACAAGCCAAGCTAAGTCATTTTAAAGTCAGCGAATTCAAGGCAATTCCAGGCAAAGGCGCACAGGCTCTGGTAGATGGTCGCTTGGTGCAGGTGGTCAGTCCGGGGTATTTATCCGAACAGTCGATAGACTACGATTGCCAAGCGGTTGATCAGGCGTTCGCTAGTGGTAAGACGGTGGTGTTTGTTCTGGTTGAGAATGTCTTAAAAGGAGCAATAGTTTTATCCGACTTGATTAAAGAAGAGGCAAGCGCCAGTATTCAAGCATTACAGCAAAAGGGGATTAAATGCATGATGCTGACGGGCGATAATCGCCAAGTTGCCGCCGCGGTCGCTGAGCAAATTGGTTTGGATGATTATTTTGCTGAGGTATTGCCGGAGCAAAAAGCGCAAACCATTCAGCAATTACAGCAAAAAGGCTATGTGGTTGCCATGGTGGGGGATGGCGTCAATGACGCCCCCGCATTAGCGCAGGCCGATGTCGGTATTGCCATCGGTGCCGGTACCGAGGTTGCCATAGAGTCGGCGGATATCGTTTTGGTCAACAATACTCCTCGGGATGTCGTCGCGGTAATCAATCTCGCTCGGGCGACCTATGAGAAAATGCTGCAAAATTTATGGTGGGCGGCGGGTTACAATATTTTGGCCATGCCTTTGGCCGCCGGAGTCTTGATCGGTGTCGGCATTGTCTTAAGCCCGGCGGTCGGCGCGGTTATGATGTCGTTGAGTACCATTGTGGTGGCAATCAATGCGCAGCTATTGAAGTATCAAAAAGTCTCCTGA
- a CDS encoding glutathione peroxidase: MALKNMEGQMVPNVVFRTRQNNEWVDVSTDELFKGKTVVVFSLPGAFTPTCSSTHLPRYNELAPVFKENGVDDIICLSVNDTFVMNAWAADQESTNVTLIPDGNGEFSDGMGMLVDKDDLGFGKRSWRYSMLVKDGKIEKMFIEPEVPGDPFEVSDADTMLNYINPNASAPKVATVFTKEGCPFCVKAKAMLNDNNIHFEEIQITNSGTTSRTLWAVAKAETVPQVFIDGQHIGGSEELANFLAS, translated from the coding sequence ATGGCACTTAAGAATATGGAAGGACAAATGGTTCCTAACGTTGTGTTCCGTACACGTCAGAACAATGAATGGGTAGACGTAAGTACAGACGAGCTATTCAAAGGTAAAACAGTAGTTGTATTTTCACTACCTGGTGCTTTCACACCAACATGTTCGTCAACTCACCTTCCACGCTACAACGAGCTAGCGCCTGTATTTAAAGAAAACGGTGTTGATGACATTATCTGTCTATCAGTTAACGATACTTTCGTAATGAATGCTTGGGCTGCGGACCAGGAGTCTACCAACGTAACACTAATTCCAGACGGTAACGGTGAGTTCTCTGACGGTATGGGTATGTTGGTTGACAAGGATGACCTAGGTTTCGGTAAGCGTTCATGGCGTTATTCAATGCTTGTTAAAGACGGCAAGATTGAGAAAATGTTCATCGAACCAGAAGTTCCTGGTGACCCATTTGAAGTTTCAGATGCAGACACTATGTTGAACTACATCAACCCTAACGCTTCTGCGCCTAAGGTTGCGACTGTTTTCACTAAAGAAGGTTGCCCATTCTGCGTTAAAGCGAAAGCGATGTTGAACGACAACAACATTCATTTTGAAGAAATTCAGATCACTAATTCTGGTACTACATCACGTACTCTATGGGCGGTTGCTAAAGCGGAAACTGTTCCTCAGGTATTTATCGATGGTCAGCACATTGGTGGTTCAGAAGAATTGGCAAACTTCCTAGCGTCTTAA